In the Sulfolobales archaeon genome, one interval contains:
- a CDS encoding ABC transporter permease subunit, with amino-acid sequence MRSFKLSYYIGGIILTVLAILVIAILMYPIAYVVIASLLRGQVIPSSFEDIERYGLSLEHYINAISDPNFIAATITSIIVALLNIILSIFVIVPAAYAFSRFEFRGKGYILVLYLILSQIGGGFGVAAVIALFIFLVKLNSLGIPLIGNPFILPLIYTSSAVPFQTWLIKNYFDSLPRSLDEAAFIDGASWRDIVFRVIFPASRGVVFIVALFAFMGAWGEFLLASFIRVNTLAAYVYQTAVGQTIYWADFAARTVLFSIPIVLIYVIAQKYIGEAMRYGAGKIS; translated from the coding sequence ATGAGATCTTTTAAACTGAGTTATTATATAGGAGGTATAATTCTCACAGTACTAGCAATACTTGTTATAGCGATACTCATGTATCCTATAGCATATGTTGTCATAGCATCACTACTCAGAGGACAGGTTATACCAAGTAGCTTTGAAGATATTGAGAGGTATGGACTCTCTCTAGAGCATTATATCAATGCAATATCAGATCCTAATTTTATAGCAGCTACTATTACAAGTATTATAGTAGCTCTTCTCAACATAATACTCTCGATCTTTGTCATAGTTCCTGCAGCCTATGCTTTCTCAAGATTCGAGTTCAGAGGTAAAGGTTATATTCTGGTTCTCTACCTTATACTAAGCCAGATAGGCGGAGGATTCGGTGTTGCAGCTGTGATAGCTTTATTCATATTCTTGGTTAAATTAAACTCTCTAGGAATACCTCTCATAGGGAATCCATTCATACTACCTCTTATATACACATCATCAGCAGTACCTTTTCAGACATGGCTTATTAAAAACTACTTTGATTCATTACCAAGATCTCTTGATGAAGCAGCCTTCATAGATGGAGCAAGCTGGAGAGATATAGTATTCAGAGTAATATTCCCAGCATCTAGAGGTGTGGTATTCATAGTAGCTCTATTCGCGTTCATGGGAGCCTGGGGTGAGTTTCTTCTAGCCTCATTTATAAGAGTTAACACACTTGCAGCATATGTTTACCAGACCGCGGTCGGTCAGACAATATACTGGGCTGATTTCGCTGCTAGAACAGTTTTGTTTTCAATACCTATAGTCCTGATATATGTGATTGCTCAGAAGTACATAGGTGAGGCTATGAGATATGGTGCTGGTAAGATCTCTTAG
- the ftsY gene encoding signal recognition particle-docking protein FtsY gives MFRRLKELFNRVADKISNAIEEKISNKISKEISEEDLEKISEELVLELVEADVALEVAESIVRDFEKRIVGSRIGFLESKREYIVDSFREVLKQYLSKGVSEKDLPEIIRESRSKPYKILFMGVNGVGKTTTIAKVAKYLRDKGFKVMVVAADTFRAGAQEQLEVHCNRLSIPIFKGRYGADPAALVYDAIRYSMKQGFDVLLIDSAGRQHTDRDLMNEILKVSRVSKPDLRILVLDALTGNDAVNQAREFDKYVGVDAVILTKLDAEASGGSALSIIASINKPILYVGVGQGYDDLVKYSPEEILGRIL, from the coding sequence TTGTTCAGAAGACTTAAAGAGCTTTTCAATAGGGTAGCTGATAAGATATCAAATGCTATTGAGGAGAAGATCTCGAATAAGATCTCGAAAGAGATCTCTGAAGAAGATCTCGAAAAGATCTCTGAAGAACTAGTTCTAGAACTCGTAGAAGCAGACGTAGCACTAGAAGTTGCAGAGAGCATTGTAAGAGATTTTGAGAAGAGGATAGTAGGCTCTAGAATAGGTTTTCTAGAGAGTAAGAGAGAGTACATAGTTGATAGCTTTAGAGAGGTTTTAAAACAGTATCTTAGTAAAGGAGTTTCAGAAAAAGATCTTCCAGAGATCATTAGAGAGAGCAGGAGTAAACCTTATAAGATACTCTTTATGGGTGTTAACGGTGTTGGAAAGACAACTACGATAGCTAAGGTTGCTAAGTATCTTAGAGATAAAGGTTTTAAAGTAATGGTGGTTGCTGCAGACACTTTCAGAGCAGGTGCTCAAGAACAGCTTGAAGTCCATTGTAATAGACTTTCGATACCCATATTCAAAGGAAGATATGGAGCAGATCCAGCAGCTCTGGTGTATGATGCTATAAGATATTCTATGAAGCAGGGGTTTGATGTTCTTCTAATAGACTCAGCTGGTAGACAGCATACTGATAGAGATCTTATGAATGAGATTTTAAAAGTATCGAGAGTGTCAAAACCAGATCTGAGAATTCTAGTGCTTGACGCATTAACAGGGAATGACGCGGTTAATCAAGCTAGAGAATTTGATAAATATGTAGGTGTTGACGCTGTCATACTTACAAAACTAGATGCAGAAGCCTCAGGAGGATCTGCGCTTAGCATTATAGCATCTATTAATAAACCAATACTCTACGTAGGAGTAGGACAGGGGTATGATGATCTCGTTAAATACTCTCCAGAAGAGATCTTAGGTAGAATTCTCTGA